The genomic segment CGCGCACCGCCGTGCCCTGCACGAGTACGCGGGTGAGGCGGGCCTGACGCCGGAGCTGCGGGAAGCCACGCTGGCGTTCGTCGCCCGCACCCTCGCCGCCGAGAGCGGGGGCGTGATGACCTGGGACGGGCGGCGCTTCACCAACCGGGCGCTGGGCTGGGGCGCCGACCTCGGCCTGCGGTGGGGGAGCGTGGAGGGGCTGACCCGCTTTGGGGCTCCCCTGGCTTCCCTCGTCGCCGGGGTGACGCCCCTGACGGCGCTGGATTTCCTGGGCCTGAATGCTCCCGAGGATCTCGCCGTGATCGCCCGCGACCCGCAGGAGGGGCGCGACTGGCTGGCCGCCGCGCACGTCCTCTCGCCGCAGCACTGGGACCCGCGCGACAAGCTGGGGCGGGACTTCGTGGCCGTCCATACCCCAGTCGCCGGAAGCGGGCCGATGAACGCGACTGCGCCCCGGCTGGTGGAGGCCGTGATCACCCGTGGCCCCTTCGTGCGCTTCGCCTGGGGCGTCGCCATGAGTGACCGCCTCGACCACCACCCCGTCGCGCTGCCCGACGAGGACCGGGCGGGGGAGACACGCTTCGACCCTAATCGCGCCTTCCTGCGGGTCGAACGGCAGACACTGACGGGCTTTCCGCCCGCGCACGGGGCGCTGTTCACCATCCGGCCTTACGTGTACCCGCTGCGGGGGGCAGTCGCCACCCCGGAGCAGGCCCGGCCGCTTGCCGCCGCGCTGCGCTCCATGACGCCGGAGCAGGTCGCGTACAAGGGGCTGACCCCGCTCCTCCCGGACCTGCTGGGGTGGCTGGACGAACAGGGAACGCTCAAGGAACCGGGTGGACAGGCTGCCCTACACTCCGGGACGTGAGCCTGCGCCGTCTCCTGCCTCTGGGTGCCCTGCTGGCCGCCGCCGTGCTAGGCGGCTGCGACGTGCCTGCCTCCGGCCCGCAGACGGGCGGGGAGCCGGTGGCCGCCCAGACCCGCGCCCCGGCCCGGCCCGCCCGTGACCCGGTCAGCGGCCTGCCCTGGATCGAGGTCGCCGCTCTGCCCCCCGAGGGACGGCGCACCCTCAGCCTGATCGCCTCGGACGGCCCCTTCCCCTACCGCAAGGACGGCAGCGTGTTCGGCAACCGTGAGCGCCTGCTGCCTCAGCAGCCCCAGGGCACCTACCGCGAATACACCGTGCCCACTCCCGGCGAGGACGACCGGGGAGCGCGGCGAATCGTCTGCGCCGAGCGCGAGCCGCCGACCGCCGAGTGCTACTACACCGCCGACCACTACTCGTCCTTCCGGCGGATCGCCCCATGATCAACGTCTTTCAGGCACCGCCGCAGGGCATCCAGACCGCTCCCCACGACCCGCGCATCCTGGCTGCCGGGCATCAGGTGGCGCTGCGCGAGGTCAATTTCACCGAGGTACGCGACAAGGACAGCTTGATGCTGGCCTTCCTGCGCGGTCTGGCCCTCACCGAGAACTTCGGGCGCAACTGGGACGCGCTCTACGACGTGCTGACCGACCCGGAGGCGCGGCCGGAGCGCTTCGCCATCCTGCTCACCGACTATTCCGCTTTCCGTGCCCGCCAGCGTCAACTCGGCCCGCAACTGGAGAGCGTGCTGCTCGACGCCCAGGCCGAAGCCACCCGGCAGGGGCGCTCGCTGTGGCTACTCGCGGAGGAAGCCGGGCACGACCCACGGGCCTGGTGACCCCGGCGGCGGTGCGCCCCCGCCGCCCCCTGCTATCCTCCCCCGCGATGAATGGCCGCCCCACCCGCATCCTCGGTATCGACACCTCCTGCGACGACACGGGGGTGGGCGTGGTGGAACTCGCGCCAGATGGCGGGGTGCGGGTGCTCGCCAACCGGGTCTGGTCGCAGACGATTCACGCCAGCTACGGCGGCGTGATGCCCGAACTCGCCAGCCGCGAGCATGTCGAGCGTATCGACGCGGTGACCGGGGACGCGCTGGCCGAGGCCGGACTGGCGGTAGGGGACGTGGACGTGGTGGCGGCGACCTCCGGCCCCGGTCTGGTGGGAGCGCTCCTCGTCGGGCTGATGTACGGCAAGGGGCTGGCGCAGGCGCTGGGCGTGCCCTTCTACGCCGCGCACCACCTGGAGGGCCATATCTTCGCGGCGGCGTCGGAAGCCGAGTTGCGCCCCCCGTACCTCGCGCTGGTAGTGTCAGGTGGACACACCCATCTCTTCGACGTGCCGCGTGAGGGCGAATACGTGCTGGTCGGGGCCACCCGCGACGACGCGGCGGGCGAGGCCTTCGACAAGATCGCCCGGCTCGCGGGGCTGGGCTACCCCGGCGGTCCCGCCATCAGCGAGGCGGCCCGGCGCGGCGACCCGGAGGCGGTGCCCTTCAAGGAACCGCTCAAGGGGCAAAAGGGCTTCGACTTCTCCTTCAGCGGCCTGAAGACGGCGGCGCTGCTCGCCCACCGCGCCGGAGCCAAACCCGAAGACCTCGCGGCGGGCTTCGAGCGGGCGGCGGTGAGCTTCCTGCTGAAGACGACGTTGCGGGCGGCCAAGGCCCACGGCCGGGACACGGTGGTGGTGTCGGGCGGGGTCGCCGCCAACCGCGCCCTGCGCGAGGCGTTCGCGGCCAGTCCCGTCCGGGCCGTCTTTCCCGGCCAGGGCCTGAACACCGACAACGGCGCGATGATCGCGCTCGCAGGCGCGGCGGCGTTGCGGGCGGGGCGCCCCCCCAGCCCCCTGTCCGAGGGGGCGGTCGCCTACGCGCCGCTGGCGAACGCCTGAGTCTAGACCGCTCAACTTTCTTACACTCAACTTACTGAACTCTGGCGATGGGCGTACGGCCCACGCGCTATACTCGCGTGTCATGTTCCGTGTCCTGAACAAAGTGTTTGATAACAACCAGCGCGACGTGGCGCGAATCGTGAAGACGATCGTGCAGCCCGTCAACGCGCTGGAAGAAGAAACCCAGAAAATCGAGAACCTCGCAGAAGCCTTTATGGCGCTGCGAAAGCGCGTGCAGGAGGGCGGCGAGACCCTCGACGACGTGATCGTTCCGGCCTTTGCCCTGATTCGGGAGGCGGGCCGCCGCTCCATCGGCAAGCGGCACTACGACGTGCAGCTTATCGGCGGGGCCGCGCTGCACCAGGGCCGCATCGCGGAGATGCGCACCGGTGAGGGCAAGACGCTGGTGGCGACGCTGGCCCTCGCCTTGAACGCGCTGGAGGGCAAGGGCTGTCACCTCGTCACCGTGAACGACTACCTCGCCCGCGTGGGCATGGAGGAGATGGGGCTGCTGTACCGCACGCTGGGCCTGACGGTGGGCCTCGCGAGCCGCGACCTCCAGCCCGCGCAGAAGCAGGCCGCCTACGCCTGCGACATCACCTACGTCACCAACTCGGAGCTGGGCTTCGACTACCTGCGCGACAACATGGCGCAAAGCCGCGAGCAGCTCTCGCTGCGGGCCGATACACCCCTGAATTTTGCGATCGTGGACGAGGTGGACTCCATCCTGATCGACGAGGCCCGCACCCCACTGATCATCTCGGGCGCGGCCGAAAAAGCCACCGACCAGTACTATCTCTTTGCCAAACTGATTCGCCGCCTCCAGAAGGGCGAACCCGCCGAACCCGGCAAGCGGGCCGAGCCGACCGGCGACTACACCATTGAGGAAAAGGGCAAGCAGGTTCACCTCACCGAACAGGGCATCACCAAGATCGAGCGGCTGCTCTCGCTGGGCGACCTCTACAGCCCCGAGAACATGGACAAGGCGCACATGATCGTGCAGGCGATCCGCGCCAAGGAGCTGTACCACCGCGAGAAGGACTACATCGTCAACGAGGAAGGCGAGGTCGTCATCATCGACGAGTTCACCGGCCGCTCCATGCCGGGCCGCCGCTACGGCGAGGGGCTGCACCAGGCGATCGAGGCCAAAGAAGGCGTCAAGATTGAGAACGAGAACCAGACGCTCGCCACGATCACCTACCAGAACTTCTTCCGCCTGTATGGCAAGTTCGCCGGGATGACCGGTACCGCCAAGACCGAGGAAAAGGAGTTCCTCGACATCTACGGCTCGGACGTGCTGGTGATCCCCACCAACCGCCCCATCCTGCGCAAGGACGCCGACGACCTCGTCTACCGCACCCGTATGGGCAAGTACGCCGCCGTCGTGAACGAGGTGCAGGAGATGCACGCCACGGGCCGCCCGATCCTGATCGGCACCGCCAGCATCGACACCAGCGAGCAGCTCAGTGCGCTGCTCTCGCAGGCCGGAATTCAGCACGCCGTCCTGAACGCCAAGTTCGAGGCGCAGGAGGCCAGCATCATCGCGCAGGCGGGCCGCAGCGGGACCGTCACCATCGCCACCAACATGGCGGGGCGCGGCACCGACATCATGCTGGGGGGCAACGCCGAATTCATCCTGGGCGAGGCCATCGAGCAGAACTTCGGCATCAGCCGCTTTGCCCCCGAGGCCGAGGCCTTTATCAAGGCGATCAGCCGGGGGGACCCGGAAGCCGAGCGCCTCGGCATGGCGATTCCCGGTATGGTGCCCGACTTTATCCGGCAGGCGCAGCAGCTCCAGAGCGACACCGTGGCCGACCGCCAGCGGGTGCAGGAACTGGGCGGGCTGCACATCATCGGCACCGAGCGCCACGAGTCCCGCCGCATCGACAACCAGCTCCGGGGCCGCGCCGGGCGTCAGGGCGACCCCGGCTCCAGCCGCTTTTACGTCTCCTTCGAGGACGACCTGATGCGCCTCTTTGCCAACGACCGCGTGGTCGCCATGATGGACCGCCTGGGAATGGACGACTCCCAGCCCATCGAGGCCAAGATGGTCACCGGGGCCATCGAAAAGGCGCAGGCCCGCGTGGAGGACCGCAACTTCGGCATCCGCAAGCAACTGCTAGAGTTCGACAACGTGATGAGCGTACAGCGCGACACCATCTATGCCCAGCGCCGCGAGGTCCTGCTGGGCAGCGACGAGGATGTCGAGGAGTCGACCGAGGGCATGATCGCGGACTTCGCGGAAATGCAGCTCGCCTACTACGCGCCCCTCGATCAGGCCCCTGAGAGCTGGGACCTCGACACCCTGCGGACCAACATGGTCGACGCGGTGCCGCAACTGGAGACCTACGACTTTGAGGCGATGCGCGGCATGAACCCCGACGCCGCCCACGCACACCTGTTGGAAGCGGTGGCCGACGCCTTCGACGCCCGCAAGGACGAGCTGAGCCCCACCATGCTCAACAGCCTCTCGCGCTACGTGCTGCTGCAACTTGTCGACCAGCACTGGAAGGAGCACCTCCATGCGATGGACGTGCTGCGCCAGGGCATCGGCCTGCGCGGGTACGGCCAGCGGGACCCCTTCACCGAGTACAAATTCGAGGCCACGAACATGTTCAACGACATGATCGACACCCTCAAGGGCGAGGTCACGAAGTACATCTTCCGAATGCAGTTCGGGGCTCAGGGCGCGGCGTAAACGAGAGTCTGAGCAGAGCGAAGCGGGCGGCTTCCGGTTGGGAGGCCGCCCTTGTCGTTGTTCAGCTCCAGCCGAGCGCTAGGGCGAGCAGGTCGGCAGTCGCGTAGAGCATGAGCAAGCACGCGACCGTCATGACGAGGGCCAGGAACCGCGCCCTGGCCCGCCAGAGTGCCCAGACGTGAACGGCGAAATAGAGCGTGATCATCCCCGACATGAGGACCGAGCCTGGAAGCTGTGCCTGCGGGCTGGAGCGGGCAAAGACGAAGGCGGCGAGAAGGGCAATCAGCCAGAGCCAGGGCCGGGAGAGGGACACCGCGTCAACCTCCCGCGCCGCGCCGCAGCAGCTCCGCCTGCCAGGCGTACCAGATGGCGGACAGAAAGAAGCAGGTCGCCAGACCGAAAAGCCCCCAAAGAATGATGGCCAGAGCTGGGTGCTTCCTCTGCCGCCGGATGTTCCGGCCCGCTCCCCAGGTCATCAACCCCAGGCCCAGAATTTGCCCTGACGGACCCCAAACATCCCAGGCAAAGCCCGGTGAGGTACTCAGAACGCTTGACGCCAGATAGAGCAGCGACCCTGCGACCGTGGGCCAAGCCTCGGCCCACTGGTCTCCCTGGGTGCGCTTGGGCGAAGACATACCCTGTCATACCCCATTCCATGACGCTCCTGTCACGATTCCGCCTCGCCCGGAGTACACTACCCCTGTCCGTTTCCGCGTCAGCGTTCACCCAGGTTCTAGGCGAACCCCGGTCGCCCGACCCGCTGCCCTGACCCACAGAGCAGCACACTCACGGGCGAGAGCAGGGGCGTAAGGAGAAGAGCGTCATGGCAGAAGTCGTTCTGGAGAACATCAACAAGCGCTACGGCACCAAGCATCACGCGGTGAAAGACTTCAACCTCCACATCGAGGACCGCGAGTTCATGGTGTTCGTGGGGCCGTCGGGCTGCGGCAAGTCCACCACGCTGCGGATGATCGCGGGGCTCGAAGACATCAGCAGCGGCGTGCTGAGCATCGGCGGGCGCGTGGTCAACGACGTGCCCCCCAAGGACCGCGACATCGCGATGGTGTTTCAGAACTACGCGCTGTACCCGCACATGAACGTCTACGAGAACATGGCCTTTGGCCTCAAGCTCCGCAAGACGCCGCGCGACGAGATCGACCGCCGGGTGCGCGACGCGGCCCGCATCCTGCAGATCGAGCACCTGCTGGGGCGCAAGCCCAAGGAACTCTCGGGCGGGCAGCGTCAGCGCGTGGCGATGGGCCGCGCCATCGTGCGCGAGCCGTCCGTGTTCCTGATGGACGAGCCGCTGTCCAACCTCGACGCCAAGCTGCGCGTGGAGATGCGTTCGCAGATCAGCCAGCTTCACCGCCGCCTGGGAGCCACCATCGTCTACGTGACCCACGATCAGGTCGAGGCGATGACGCTCGGCAACCGCATCGTGGTGATGCGCGACGGCGTGATCATGCAGGTCGACACGCCGATGAACCTCTACGACTTCCCGCAGAACAAGTTCGTGGCCGGGTTTATCGGCAGCCCCTCCATGAACTTCCTGACCGCGCGGGTCGAGGGAGGCGACTTCGTGATCGGCGGGAGCCGCGTGGCCGCGATGGGCCGCCTCGCCCAGAGCCTGCGGGCCTACGAAGGCCGCGAGGTTCACCTGGGCATTCGCCCCGAGCATGTCGGCGTGATGGGCCACAGCGACCTTCCGCACGGCCAGAACGTGCTGCGCGGGCAGGTCGTGGTCGTGGAGCCGCTGGGCGCCCAGACCGACCTCGTGATCGACGTGCAGGGCCAGCATCTCACCGCCAAGGTGGAGGGCCAGGCACCCCTCGAAGTGGGCGACGACATCGACCTGCTGATCGACCAGACCCGCCTGCACGCCTTCGACCACGAGACTGAACTTGCCATTGACCGGGGCACCCCGACGGGCAAGCGCGGTCAGGCCGACACCCAGGGCCTGGGCTACGAGTACCCGGCGACCGGGCAGGGGCAGATGGGCACGCCTGCGCCTGCCGCCATGGCCTCGCAGGGCACCCAGATCAGCTCGGCTGCACCCACCGTCACGGTGATTTCCACGAAGGACTGATTGCACAGGAGGCCGAGGCACCTCACACCTTCCAGATGGGAGGTGGGTGGGGTGTTTCGGCTTTCAATCACCTGGCTTACGCCGCATTCTCTTCATAGAGAAACGCTAGAGTAGGCCGCAGCATCCCCAGTGTTTCCCGGAGGTCCATCCATGAAACGAGCCCTGCTGACCCTGACCGCCCTCGCCCTGCTTGCCGCCAGCGCCGAAGCCCGCACCTGGGCCGACATCAAGAAGTCCGGCACCATCAAGGTCGCCACCGAGGGGGCTTTCCCGCCCTTCAACGTCCTGAAGGGCAAGCAGCTCACGGGCTTCGAGGTCGAACTCGCCGAGGCCCTCGCCAAGCAGCTCGGGCTGAAGGTCGAGTGGACCACCCAGCCCTTCGACAACCTCTTGATCGGGCTGAACCAGGACCGCTACGACTTCGTGATCGCCAGCCACGGCATCAACCCCGAGCGGGCCAAGGCCGTGGACTTCGCCAACCCCCACTACTGCACGGGCGGGGCCATCGTCGCCAAGCCGGGCGGCCCGATGACAGCAGCCGCCCTGAAGGGCAAGCGGGTCGGCGTGCAGGTGGGCACCACCTACCTCGAAAATGTCCGCAAGGTGCCCGGTGTGGGCGAGGTCAAGACCTACCCTACCGACACCGCCGCGCAGGCCGCGCTGATGGCGGGCCGGGTGGACGCCTGGGTGGGCGACAAGTTCACCGGCATCGACCTCGTCAAGGCGCAGAAGGGCAAGGTCAAGCAGGGCGACCTGCTGTTCAACGAGCGCGTGGCGATGGCCGTCAAAAAGGGCAACAGCAGTCTCCTGAAGGAACTGAATGCCGCACTCGCCAAGGCGCAGCAGAACGGCACCTACGCCAAGCTGAGCCAGAAGTACTTCGGGCAGGACGTGCGCTGCCGGTAAGTCTGGCGGCGGTGCGCGGGGGAGGGGGCCGCTCGGCTCGCCTCCCCTTGACGTGCGGGCCGCTTGGGCAGCCTGTGGCTGTGGCATCATCGCGGAATGCAACAGGTGCTTCATTCCTTGGCGCCCGCGTGGGCTGATCTGCGCCGGAGCGCCGCGTGACCGCTCCCACCCGCAAGCCCCTGGGGGGGCTGGCCCTGCTGGGCTGGGTGGTCGGGGCGGCGGCGGCCTTCCTGCTGCTCTTTTACGTCATCACCCTGATCCTGCGCCAGATGCCCGACCCCATCGGCCCCCGCGCGGACCTCTTCGTGGAGGGGGCGAGGGTCACCCTGCAACTCACGGTGGTGAGTGGGCTGATCGGCCTGCTCGTCGGCATCCTGGCCGGAATCATGCGCACGAGCGCCCTGTGGATCGTGCGGGCGCCCGCCAGCCTCTTTATCTGGCTGATTCGCGGCACGCCGCTG from the Deinococcus sp. NW-56 genome contains:
- a CDS encoding heme-dependent oxidative N-demethylase subunit alpha family protein; translation: MFSHPPTVYRPFMEGVYRVSAGLFRLGAQSVPWREDGQVEGHTFALDRDYARFVASKVAAHRRALHEYAGEAGLTPELREATLAFVARTLAAESGGVMTWDGRRFTNRALGWGADLGLRWGSVEGLTRFGAPLASLVAGVTPLTALDFLGLNAPEDLAVIARDPQEGRDWLAAAHVLSPQHWDPRDKLGRDFVAVHTPVAGSGPMNATAPRLVEAVITRGPFVRFAWGVAMSDRLDHHPVALPDEDRAGETRFDPNRAFLRVERQTLTGFPPAHGALFTIRPYVYPLRGAVATPEQARPLAAALRSMTPEQVAYKGLTPLLPDLLGWLDEQGTLKEPGGQAALHSGT
- a CDS encoding ribonuclease domain-containing protein encodes the protein MSLRRLLPLGALLAAAVLGGCDVPASGPQTGGEPVAAQTRAPARPARDPVSGLPWIEVAALPPEGRRTLSLIASDGPFPYRKDGSVFGNRERLLPQQPQGTYREYTVPTPGEDDRGARRIVCAEREPPTAECYYTADHYSSFRRIAP
- a CDS encoding barstar family protein, whose protein sequence is MINVFQAPPQGIQTAPHDPRILAAGHQVALREVNFTEVRDKDSLMLAFLRGLALTENFGRNWDALYDVLTDPEARPERFAILLTDYSAFRARQRQLGPQLESVLLDAQAEATRQGRSLWLLAEEAGHDPRAW
- the tsaD gene encoding tRNA (adenosine(37)-N6)-threonylcarbamoyltransferase complex transferase subunit TsaD, producing MNGRPTRILGIDTSCDDTGVGVVELAPDGGVRVLANRVWSQTIHASYGGVMPELASREHVERIDAVTGDALAEAGLAVGDVDVVAATSGPGLVGALLVGLMYGKGLAQALGVPFYAAHHLEGHIFAAASEAELRPPYLALVVSGGHTHLFDVPREGEYVLVGATRDDAAGEAFDKIARLAGLGYPGGPAISEAARRGDPEAVPFKEPLKGQKGFDFSFSGLKTAALLAHRAGAKPEDLAAGFERAAVSFLLKTTLRAAKAHGRDTVVVSGGVAANRALREAFAASPVRAVFPGQGLNTDNGAMIALAGAAALRAGRPPSPLSEGAVAYAPLANA
- the secA gene encoding preprotein translocase subunit SecA, which produces MFRVLNKVFDNNQRDVARIVKTIVQPVNALEEETQKIENLAEAFMALRKRVQEGGETLDDVIVPAFALIREAGRRSIGKRHYDVQLIGGAALHQGRIAEMRTGEGKTLVATLALALNALEGKGCHLVTVNDYLARVGMEEMGLLYRTLGLTVGLASRDLQPAQKQAAYACDITYVTNSELGFDYLRDNMAQSREQLSLRADTPLNFAIVDEVDSILIDEARTPLIISGAAEKATDQYYLFAKLIRRLQKGEPAEPGKRAEPTGDYTIEEKGKQVHLTEQGITKIERLLSLGDLYSPENMDKAHMIVQAIRAKELYHREKDYIVNEEGEVVIIDEFTGRSMPGRRYGEGLHQAIEAKEGVKIENENQTLATITYQNFFRLYGKFAGMTGTAKTEEKEFLDIYGSDVLVIPTNRPILRKDADDLVYRTRMGKYAAVVNEVQEMHATGRPILIGTASIDTSEQLSALLSQAGIQHAVLNAKFEAQEASIIAQAGRSGTVTIATNMAGRGTDIMLGGNAEFILGEAIEQNFGISRFAPEAEAFIKAISRGDPEAERLGMAIPGMVPDFIRQAQQLQSDTVADRQRVQELGGLHIIGTERHESRRIDNQLRGRAGRQGDPGSSRFYVSFEDDLMRLFANDRVVAMMDRLGMDDSQPIEAKMVTGAIEKAQARVEDRNFGIRKQLLEFDNVMSVQRDTIYAQRREVLLGSDEDVEESTEGMIADFAEMQLAYYAPLDQAPESWDLDTLRTNMVDAVPQLETYDFEAMRGMNPDAAHAHLLEAVADAFDARKDELSPTMLNSLSRYVLLQLVDQHWKEHLHAMDVLRQGIGLRGYGQRDPFTEYKFEATNMFNDMIDTLKGEVTKYIFRMQFGAQGAA
- a CDS encoding ABC transporter ATP-binding protein, giving the protein MAEVVLENINKRYGTKHHAVKDFNLHIEDREFMVFVGPSGCGKSTTLRMIAGLEDISSGVLSIGGRVVNDVPPKDRDIAMVFQNYALYPHMNVYENMAFGLKLRKTPRDEIDRRVRDAARILQIEHLLGRKPKELSGGQRQRVAMGRAIVREPSVFLMDEPLSNLDAKLRVEMRSQISQLHRRLGATIVYVTHDQVEAMTLGNRIVVMRDGVIMQVDTPMNLYDFPQNKFVAGFIGSPSMNFLTARVEGGDFVIGGSRVAAMGRLAQSLRAYEGREVHLGIRPEHVGVMGHSDLPHGQNVLRGQVVVVEPLGAQTDLVIDVQGQHLTAKVEGQAPLEVGDDIDLLIDQTRLHAFDHETELAIDRGTPTGKRGQADTQGLGYEYPATGQGQMGTPAPAAMASQGTQISSAAPTVTVISTKD
- a CDS encoding ABC transporter substrate-binding protein → MKRALLTLTALALLAASAEARTWADIKKSGTIKVATEGAFPPFNVLKGKQLTGFEVELAEALAKQLGLKVEWTTQPFDNLLIGLNQDRYDFVIASHGINPERAKAVDFANPHYCTGGAIVAKPGGPMTAAALKGKRVGVQVGTTYLENVRKVPGVGEVKTYPTDTAAQAALMAGRVDAWVGDKFTGIDLVKAQKGKVKQGDLLFNERVAMAVKKGNSSLLKELNAALAKAQQNGTYAKLSQKYFGQDVRCR